A segment of the Streptomyces sp. NBC_00376 genome:
CGACCGCGGACTCGTCCGCGCCGGCCATCATCGCGCCGAACCGGCAGGCCACCGCGATCAGCGAGCCGGTCTTGCCGCGCATCACTTCGAGGTAGTGCTCGACCGGGTCGCGGCCTTCGCCCGGCCCCGCGGTCTCCAGGATCTGGCCGGTTACCAGCCGCTCGAACGCCTCCGCCTGGATGCGTACGGCCTCCGGGCCGAGGTCGGCCAGTATGTGCGAGGCGCGGGCGAAGAGGAAGTCACCGGTCAGCACGGCCACCGAGTTGCCCCAGCGGCTGTTGGCGCTGTCCACGCCGCGCCGCACGTCCGCCTCGTCCATCACGTCGTCGTGGTAGAGCGTCGCGAGGTGCGTCAGCTCGACGACGACGGCGGCGGGCACGATGCCCGGCGCGTCGCGGTCACCGAACTGGGCGGCCAGCATCGCCAGCAGCGGCCGGAAACGCTTGCCCCCGGCGCGTACGAGATGCTGCGCGGCCTCCGTGATGAAGGGCACGCCGCTCTTGGTGGCGTCGAGCAGCCCGGACTCGACAGCAGCCAACCCGGCCTGGACATCGGCCTCAAGTGCCTGGTCCCGCACGCTCAGCTCGAACGGCCCGACGACGGTCACGAGGGGATCTCCTGTCTGCTGACGATCACACGGAATGTCGATGTGTCGCTGTCATCACTCAAGTCAGCGTATCCGGTCCCCTTTGGATCAACGTGGGCGCCTTCCCGCCACCGCCGGTATGTTCGGGATCAGCTCATACGATCAGGAGTCACCCCTTTGTCCCACACGGCCACCGACACCGAACCGAGTCAGCCGCCGCCCGAAGACGACCATGCGTTTTTCGGCCAGCCGCGGGGGCTGATGACCCTGTCCGGCCTGGAGGTCTGGGAACGGTTCTCGTTCCTCGGCATGCAGGCGATCCTGGTCCTCTACTTCGCCGACACCGTCGCCCACGGCGGCATGGGCATGGAGCCCGGCACCGCGGCCTCCGTCTCTGCCGCCTACGGCACCCTGGTCTACCTGGTCTCCGTCGCGGGAGGCTGGCTGGCCGACCGGATCCTCGGCTCCTACCGCGCCGTCCTGTACGGCGGAATCCTCATCGCCTGCGGGCATTACGCCATGGCGGTGCCCACCGACACCATGACGTGGGTCGGCCTCGGGCTGATCAGCGCCGGAACCGGTCTGCTCAAGCCCAATGTGGCGACCATGGTCGGCAAGCTCTACCGCACCGACGACGAGCGCCGCGACGCCGGCTTCGCCCTCTACTACATGGGCATCAACATCGGTGCGTTCCTCGGCCCGCTGGTCACCGGCTGGCTCGGGGACCACGCGAGCTGGCACTGGGGCTTCTCGGCCGCCGCCTTCGGCATGACGCTCGGGCTGATCCAGTACGTACTGGGCCGGCGTCACCTGGCCGGGCGAAAGCACAGCGCCGAATTCGCCCTCGCACCAGCACCCATGCGCCGCGCCATTCGGCTGATCGCGGCCGGCGCCGTCGTGGTCGCCGCCGTCGCCACCGCGCTCGCCCTGGCGGGCTGGCTGACCATGGACCGCTTCGTCGACCTGCTCACCCTGATCTCGGTGATCGCACCGGTCGTCTACTTCGCGGTGATGTTCCGCAGCCCGCAGGTCACCTCTCAGGAGCGCGGCAGGCTGCGCCCGTACGTGGTGCTGTTCCTGGCCTCCGTCGTCTTCAACTTCATCCTCTTCCAGGCGTACTCGACGATGATGCTGCTCGCGTCGACCAACGCCCGTACCGAGATCTTCGGCTTCCACTTCCCGGCGAGCTGGTACGCCTCCGCGCTCGGCGCCTTCGAGGTCGCGCTCGCCCCGGTGGTCGCCGCCGTCTGGGCCCGGATGGGCCCGCGTCAGCCGCACGCCTCCAACAAGATCGCGATCGGGGTGATCCTCGGCGGCCTGTCCTTCCTGCTGATGGTGCTGCCGACCTCCGGGCACTCCGGCGACACCTACAAGATGGCCGCCTGGTGGATCGTCGGCTCGTACCTGCTGCTGGGGCTCGGCGACATCCTGCTGGAGACCTCCGGCATGTCCGCGACCACCAAGCTCGCCCCCAAGGCGTTCGCCAGCCAGACGATGGCGCTCTGGTTCCTCTCGCTGGCCCTCGCCAACGGCATCCAGGCACAGGTCGTGAAGCTGTACGGCGAGGTCTCCAACCCCGCCTACTTCGGTGTCAATGGCGCGATCGCGGTGGTGGCCGGTGTGGCCGTCATCGCCGCCGCACCCTGGCTCAAGCGCACCATGCACCCCGTCCACTGAGGTAAGCCATGCACATCCGCACCACGTTCCCGTACGACACCACCCATGAGGACGTCCGCATCCCGCTGCCGGACGGCACCCGGCTGTACGCCCGGATCTGGCGGCCCGTCACCGACGAGCCGGTGCCCGCGCTCCTGGAGTACCTGCCCTACCGGCTGAGCGACTGGACGGCGCCGCGGGACTGGCAGCGCCACCCCTGGTACGCGGGCCACGGCTACGCCTCCGTCCGGGTGGACGTGCGGGGACACGGCAACAGCGAGGGGCTGCCGGGCGACGAGTACGACGCGACGGAGCTGGCCGACGGCGTCGCCGTCATCCACTGGCTGGCCCGGCAGCCGTGGTGCTCCGGCCGGGTCGGCATGTTCGGCATCTCGTGGGGCGGCTTCAACTCGCTCCAGATCGCCGCGCTGGCCCCCGAGCCGCTGAAGGCGATCGTCACCGTCTGCTCGACCGACGACCGCTACGACAACGACGTCCACTACATGGGCGGCTCGGTGCTCGGCGTCGACATGCACGCCTGGGCGGCCACCATGCTCGCCTTCGTCTCCCGGCCGCCGGACCCGGCGCAGGTCGGCGACGGCTGGAAGGACATGTGGCTGAAGCGGCTGGAGACCGTGGACCCGTTCATCCACACCTGGCTGGCCCACCAGACCCGCGACGACTACTGGAAGCACGGCAGCGTCTGCGAGGACTACTCCGCGATCCGGGCGAGCGTCCTCGCGGTGGGCGGCTGGCACGACCCGTACCGCGACACCGTGCTGCGGCTCGTCGAGCGCCTGGACCCCGGCCGGGTCCGCGGGCTGATCGGGCCCTGGTCGCACCAGTACCCGGACCGCGGGCTGCCGCCGGGGCCGTCGATCGGCTTCCTCCAGGAGACGCTGCGCTGGTGGGACCAGCACCTGAAGGACAAGGACACCGGCGTCATGGCCGAGCCGCTGCTGCGGGCCTGGATCAGCGAGTCGCACCGTCCCGCCACGGTGTACGAGACGCTGCCGGGCCGCTGGGTCGGTGAGGACAGCTGGCCGTCCCCGAACGTCGCGCCGGTCGTGTACGCGCTCGGGGGCGGGCCGCAGACCGTCGACTCGCCGCAGCAGACCGGGCTGGACGCCGGACGCTTCTTCCCGTTCGGCAACGACGCCGACCTGCCGCCCGACCAGCGCGACGAGGACGCCAAGTCGGTCTGCTTCGAGTTCCCGGTCCAGGACGCGCCGATCGAGATCCTCGGCCGCCCCCGGGTGAAGCTGCGGATCCGGATGGACGCGCCGCGCGGCCAGGCGATCGCCCGGCTCTGCGACGTCGCGCCGGACGGCTCCTCCACGCTGGTCACCCGGGGCGCGCTCAACCTGTCCGCCCGCCATGGCCGCGACCGCGCGGAGGACTGGCCGGTGGGCGCCACCGAGGACGTGACCTTCGAGCTGAACGGCATCGGGCACACCTTCCCGCCCGGCCACCGGATCAGGCTCGCGGTCTCCTCCTCGTACTGGCCGTGGATCTGGCCGCAGGCCGGGTCGGTGGGCTTCGTCCTGGACGCCGACGGCAGCCTCGTCGAACTGCCGGTGCGTCGCTCCGTGGAGGACCCCGCGATCCGGTTCGAGGAGCCGGAGCAGTCGGAACCGCTCGGTGTCGTGTACCCGGTGACGCTCGACGAACAGCGCCCGGAGCGGCTGGTGGTCCGCGATGTCGCCAAGGGCGAATGGCGGCTGGAGGTCGACCCGCGCTACGGCGGCACCCGCGTCTATCCGGACGGCCTGGAGTTCACCGAGGACGCGCTGGAGACGTACACGATCCAGGAGAACGACCCGCTCTCCGCACGCACCCGCTCCGACTGGGCGATCCGGCTGCACCGGCCGGAGATGGCGTGGGACGTACGGATCGAGACCCGCTCCGAGATCGGTGCGGACGACACCGACTTCATCACCTCCGACGAGGTGGTCTGCAAGGAGGGCGGCGAGGTCGTCTTCCACCGGACCTGGGAGAAGCGGATCCCGCGCACGGCCGGCTGACAGGACCGGCTCTGCCCACCGCCGTGCCCCGGACACCCGTCGCCGTGCCTCGCGCGCCCGGGGCACGGCGGAACTTTCCGGGCATCAGGGGCGGTTGGGACACTCCCGCGAGGGGGTGGCGGCGACGTAACGTGTCCCCCAAGCGACCTGGAAAGCGAGGCAGCAACACATGCCCGAGCAGAGCAGCCCGCTCGATCTGGCCGAGGGCGACCCCTTCGGTCCGCACAACCTTCCCTACGGAGTGTTCTCCACCCCCGATCACCCCGAGGACCGCCGGGTCGGCGTCCGCATCGGCAACCACGTACTGGACGCCGGAGCCGCGGCCCACACGCTCGGCTCGCCCTACGCGCAGTTCCTCGCCCAGCCGGACCTGACGGCGCTGCTGTCGGCCGGCCGCACCGCCTGGCGGGACGTCCGGCGGGCGCTGACCGCGTGGGTGACGGTCCCGGCCCACCGCGCGGACATCGAACCGCTGCTGCACCCGGTCGATTCCGTGACGCTCCATCTGCCGTACGCGGTCGCGGACTACGTCGACTTCTACGCGAGCGAGAACCACGCCACCAACGTCGGGCAGATCTTCCGGCCGAACGCCGAGGCGCTGACGCCCAACTGGAAGCACCT
Coding sequences within it:
- a CDS encoding polyprenyl synthetase family protein translates to MTVVGPFELSVRDQALEADVQAGLAAVESGLLDATKSGVPFITEAAQHLVRAGGKRFRPLLAMLAAQFGDRDAPGIVPAAVVVELTHLATLYHDDVMDEADVRRGVDSANSRWGNSVAVLTGDFLFARASHILADLGPEAVRIQAEAFERLVTGQILETAGPGEGRDPVEHYLEVMRGKTGSLIAVACRFGAMMAGADESAVDILTQYGERLGVAFQLADDVLDIASDSHESGKTPGTDLREGIPTLPVLHLRAQAAADGKPEDLELVELLDGDLSDDARHAEALRRLRAHPALEQARRDTVRYAQEARATLTPLPEGYAKSALLELCDAVVHRAG
- a CDS encoding peptide MFS transporter; its protein translation is MSHTATDTEPSQPPPEDDHAFFGQPRGLMTLSGLEVWERFSFLGMQAILVLYFADTVAHGGMGMEPGTAASVSAAYGTLVYLVSVAGGWLADRILGSYRAVLYGGILIACGHYAMAVPTDTMTWVGLGLISAGTGLLKPNVATMVGKLYRTDDERRDAGFALYYMGINIGAFLGPLVTGWLGDHASWHWGFSAAAFGMTLGLIQYVLGRRHLAGRKHSAEFALAPAPMRRAIRLIAAGAVVVAAVATALALAGWLTMDRFVDLLTLISVIAPVVYFAVMFRSPQVTSQERGRLRPYVVLFLASVVFNFILFQAYSTMMLLASTNARTEIFGFHFPASWYASALGAFEVALAPVVAAVWARMGPRQPHASNKIAIGVILGGLSFLLMVLPTSGHSGDTYKMAAWWIVGSYLLLGLGDILLETSGMSATTKLAPKAFASQTMALWFLSLALANGIQAQVVKLYGEVSNPAYFGVNGAIAVVAGVAVIAAAPWLKRTMHPVH
- a CDS encoding CocE/NonD family hydrolase, encoding MHIRTTFPYDTTHEDVRIPLPDGTRLYARIWRPVTDEPVPALLEYLPYRLSDWTAPRDWQRHPWYAGHGYASVRVDVRGHGNSEGLPGDEYDATELADGVAVIHWLARQPWCSGRVGMFGISWGGFNSLQIAALAPEPLKAIVTVCSTDDRYDNDVHYMGGSVLGVDMHAWAATMLAFVSRPPDPAQVGDGWKDMWLKRLETVDPFIHTWLAHQTRDDYWKHGSVCEDYSAIRASVLAVGGWHDPYRDTVLRLVERLDPGRVRGLIGPWSHQYPDRGLPPGPSIGFLQETLRWWDQHLKDKDTGVMAEPLLRAWISESHRPATVYETLPGRWVGEDSWPSPNVAPVVYALGGGPQTVDSPQQTGLDAGRFFPFGNDADLPPDQRDEDAKSVCFEFPVQDAPIEILGRPRVKLRIRMDAPRGQAIARLCDVAPDGSSTLVTRGALNLSARHGRDRAEDWPVGATEDVTFELNGIGHTFPPGHRIRLAVSSSYWPWIWPQAGSVGFVLDADGSLVELPVRRSVEDPAIRFEEPEQSEPLGVVYPVTLDEQRPERLVVRDVAKGEWRLEVDPRYGGTRVYPDGLEFTEDALETYTIQENDPLSARTRSDWAIRLHRPEMAWDVRIETRSEIGADDTDFITSDEVVCKEGGEVVFHRTWEKRIPRTAG